The Periplaneta americana isolate PAMFEO1 chromosome 10, P.americana_PAMFEO1_priV1, whole genome shotgun sequence genomic interval ATGACTGACGCATCTGCTACTCTGATCCCACTCACGCCATGCACTTTCAGTTCGGAATCAACCACAGCATCTGGGTCTGAACTGGGTCCCATTTTGCATGATGATGTCGAATGAAAGCAAGACGTAGCTACGTTCTTCATCATGCACTCCCAGTACTCGCGGCTGAGGAAGTCAAGACCCTCACACGCGCTCACGAACAATTTTCTCCTCTTAGCGTCCCTTTTCTTCATTACGTCTGTTTCCATtacttttgaaataattctgataGCATCTATTACGGAATCGAAGTCCTCTTGTCTACTCAAGAATCCAGAATGCACCTTTGGAAGATCTGAAGGACTCTTTGAACCCAGTAAGATATTTCCCCTGCTTTTAGGTCGGCAGAGCAGTGGCACCAACATGATAACATTTCCTTCCTTGGATAATTCGTTAAGCGAATGAATTGTTTCCTCCTTTAAGTCGAATTTTTTACCAAACGTAGCTATGCCTTCAGTGTCATTTGCAAAGAAATTGAAAGGGAATATCAAGACATCCGGCCTGTCATCCGGGGCTACCCTCGTCCTGATGAAACCTAGGACGGTTGACCCATAATTCGTAGAATAGAACCCGGTTCTTCTAGTTAAATATTCATATGCAGCATCAAGGAGAGTGGAAGAATTTGGTTGAAATTTATCGGATTTCGAAATGGTGAAGACGTTGCCCAGAAATAACAGATGGTCCTGAAAATTTTCACCAACTTTCAAGTCTTTAATAGTTTCTATGCCAAGTTCATTCAAATGATCTTCAGGCCCAATTCCAGATAACATGAGAACTTGTGGCGAATGTATCGTGCCAGACGAGACGATTACTTCCTTCTTAACTTTAACTTCATGGACTTTGCCATCATTTGTTTGGAATTTGACGGCCTTGGCGGTTTTAGTGATGGGATCAATTACAATCTTTTCCACTTGCGAATTCTTGAGAACATGAAGATTTTTTCTGTTTCTAGCAGGATTAAGGAACGCCTTTAACGTGCTCCATCTGGTGCCATTTTCAATTGTTGCGTGCAAGCCTGCAAACCCTAGTTGACTGGCCCCGTTGATGTCTTCTAGTATTGGGTGTCCTGCTTCTTTGTATGCGTCTAAAAGTGTCATTGCAAAGTCTAGCTTCTGAAGGCGTTGCACAGTTAGTGGGCCACCTTTACCGTGATAAGGTGAATCAGGATCCTCATCTTCCGTGGGTTTGAAATTCTCAGACTTCTCGTAGTATTTGGAAAGTTCGTCATAACTCCATCCCTTGTTCCCATCTTCAACCCACTCATCGAAATCTCCTCTCATACCTCTGAAGTACAACATTGCATTTATAGTGGCAGTTCCGCCCAACACTTTCCCTCTCGGTATATTGCATCGATGATCGTTAAACCCTAAGCAGTTACCTTCCCCTGGTTCTGTTCTGACCTTCCAATCTATTTCCGACTTGAGATAAGAGCTGAATATCGCAGGGATATTGGTGCCTAATGGTGGATCTCCACCTGCTTCGATGACGAGGACGTTCCAGTCTTCGACCTCGCTGAGGCGAGCAGCCACCACTGACCCTGCTGTTCCTGCTCCCACGACGATGAAGTCGTACTCGTCACGAAGATAGTCTCTCGCGTCTTCTGGGTACGGGTGCGGTCCCACTAGCTGTCGCTCCGACTGCAGAAGCGTGGAGATGAGGCTGGTGAAGAACAAGGCCCCGCCCGGACAGGACGAGCCTGCAGTCCAGTGGGCCCCGGTTGAGCAGGAGAGGTCCATTCTgttttacaaataacacatttgaGAAACAAAATGTACTCGTAATGAGTTACATTGAAAATCATCCGTAATAAAGGTCAACATTAAAGTTGGTACAATTTTTCGTTTGTCGACTCTGAGTTctggaaattttatttaaaatattttacaatgactttaatttacttaatttctgaAGACAAAAATATCCCTATGATGCTATGTATACTTGTATGTGTATACCCCTGTGtattacatacagtatttatatacAACCCGCgcagtggcgtcgcggtctaaggcatcctggctaggacttgcgttacagaatgcgcgctggttcgagtcctcatgggagaagaaattttctcatgaaatttcggccagtgtatgggaccggtgcccatacagcatcgtgatgtacttggggagctacgataggtagtgaaatccggttgcgaatgccagttataacggctgcggggatcatcgtgctaaccacacgatacctccattctggttggatgatcgtccacctctgcttccaCATGTCGGCGTGATGCCAGCAGCCGGATGGTCGGACTAGGCCCTTcccgggctgtagcgccacagattattatttatatacaaggtgtatcaaattgaatacattacatattatgggaGTGTCTCATCGACCATTCGGAATCGGTTTCATTCAACGTACGTATATGAAAATTGTTGTGAATGATTTGTATTTGCGTAACAAGGGTAAGATATCACCTGTATTCCTATTTATTGACATGCATGTGTTCCTGTCGAAATTCGTACAATCAAAgaaatatttgcatataatttgcTTTCCGAGCTTAAGTAGTGGCTAAAGAAATTAAGATATTATACGGGCATACTGTACATCTTACTTCCATAGGATTGCGGTGTGAACAAAGATATGGCTATTAAAACGTACGACACAACTATTTTTTTATCCGATGGAATAAACAGTCGGTGGAACGGTGTGAGATATGTATTGAAAGGAGGGGAGATTATGtcgaaaattatataatatattatttgtatctgTATTTGATGGTTTATATTCCAAAAATTGAATTTACTGTTACTTTCTGAAACACACTCGTATGTGGAGATTTATTATCTCCGTCGCTCCCTCTGCCAAAcgtaactaaaatatttttccAGGCATGATCTACATTCTTTCTTGTAGCCAAGAATTACTCCAATAGTTCATAGTCAAGCACAAAGTTATTGTTTTGTAGTAACCAAGCATAAACCCCAATTATTTGCTGTAGCCAAGCATAAAACCAGTCGTGTGTTGTAGTCAGGCATTAACCCAGTTCTTGTTGCAGCCAAGCACAAACCCAGTTGCTTGTTGTAGCTAAGCATGAACGTATTTGTTGTAACCAAGCATGGGCTCAGTTGTTTGTTGTAGCCAAGCATAAAGCCTGTTGTTTGTTGTAGCCAAGCATAAAACCAGTCGTGTGTTGTAGTCTGGCATTAACCCAGTTCTTGTTGCAGCCAAGCACAAACTCAGTTGCTTATTGTAGCTAAGCATGAACGTATTTGTTGTAACCAAGCATGGGCTCAGTTGTTTCTTGTAGCCAAGCATAAACCCCAATTATTTGCTGTAGCCAAGCATAAAACCAGTCGTGTGTTGTAGTCAGGCATTAACCCAGTTCTTGTTGCAGCCAAGCACAAACTCAGTTGCTTGTTGTAGCTAAGCATGAACGTATTTGTTGTAACCAAGCATGGGCTCAGTTGTTTGTTGTAGCCAAGCATAAAGCCTGTTGTTTGTTGTAGCCAAGCATAAAACCAGTCGTGTGTTGTAGTCTGGCATTAACCCAGTTCTTGTTGCAGCCAAGCACAAACTCAGTTGCTTATTGTAGCTAAGCATGAACGTATTTGTTGTAACCAAGCATGGGCTCAGTTGTTTCTTGTAGCCAAGTATAAACCCCAATTATTTGCTGTAGCCAAGCATAAAACCAGTCGTGTGTTGTAGTCAGGCATTAACCCAATTCTTGTTGCAGCCAAGCACAAACTCAGTTGCTTGTTGTAGCTAAGCATGAACGTATTTGTTGTAACCAAGCATGGGCTGAGTTGTTTGTTGTAGCCAAGCATAAAGCCTGTTGTTTGTTGTAGCCAAGCATAAATCCAGTTGTTTGTTGTAGTGAAAAATGATACCATTTATTGTTGCCAAGCATGAACTCAGTTGTTGTAAGCGTGCATAAACTGAGCGTAACTTCAGTTCCTAGTTGTAGTCGAGCATAGCCGAGATTATCTGTGTAGTCAAGTGTAACCATAATTATTTTTTGTAGCTAAACATAATCCAAAAGTGTATAGCAGCCAAGCATTACCCGGTTATTCCGTGAAGCAACTGTAACCCAACTATGTGTTGTAGGCAAGCATGTCTCCAATAATCGTTCTAGTCTCTGCTTATTGTGCTTGTCGTTGGAATTCGTTTTTGACGAAATTACCACGAGGATGCGATATAAGATTACCTGCCATTTGCCTCACAGTTGAGGGAAAAACCGAACAAGATaatcaattttgaaattcttaagttagttgaacctaaatgtttcacatctgctgctttactacacagtacaaattatggtccacgtctatataattcgataataaaatttcatccagaattgactactttaagcaatgaaattttcaaatccaaaattaaaaaaattatatgacagacttccctgtatatatattatgtaccatgtattgtaaaacaagtttatttctatcctaagtatattttttctatcttatcttgattgctatatcaacatgacctgtactaattatactacttataataattttatactaaTTCAGAAATCTCAAcgtcgtctcttttttcacactgttattactagtattataacttactaaatttattatcatctttatgtgaccattttctgaagtattttgtcttcaaagtatgtatatctatgtaacggaactgtccccgaacacgagctttggtctttcggggtattttaatgtaacgcttttatgtatatgttattgttaaataaataaataaaatgaaacaaaataaaaaaattcaatcagGACTCGAGCCAGCGCTCTAGCACAGTCTCACGTCTCGATTCTAACTAGCTGTCGTCTGAACTAAACTGGTAGCACTTTGTGTGTTGTAGGAAATCCAAAGACTCAGTACTTCAGAGCAGTGGTTTGCAAactgggggtcgtgtaaagagctgagaggGGTCgggagatgatttacaaaatgaaacaaaaaacgccttattaacatacacttaCTGTATGTTCAGGAACATATGCAATATTCAACATAAGAAAAAAGTTTCAGCAGTTATACACtgaagtaaaaaattattttatcaatgcgATAAATGTGTCTGTTTTTCAGGAAGTatctctcaaatctggactctgtgTTCGACAGAGACGCAGTGATATCACTTTTAAGTTCAACCAGTTTCTCgtctttgttttgatggcaatcataaaGGATAGGCTGATTTACATAAATatgaggttgcaaatgttataCAAGATTTAAGAGTTTCTTTTGCAAACTCGAGGTATTCATGCTTTCTTTTGATCCACAGCTGGTCTACACTCtacgaaaaatattattttcaaagtttcaacatttcatcagtagtacatacatatttaaatgaattattttatttttatttttaatttcagctaGTTGAATGCAACTGTCTAAAAATGTTTTTAGTGTCCATCTGCAACTGTCGTATGCTCGAGTGTCTTCTGAAAAGTATTAAAAAGCTGTTGTTGAGAATTGtgctaatttaatttaacaaactcagtatttgtcTTATCACCCTTAAAAATTTAAAAGCCATGATGGGGCTTACTCAttggtaattaatgttttatcaTATACCGTCAATGCTTATCTATTTAAGCATTGACGGTATATGATAAAACATTAATTACTAATTATCACCCCTAGCTAAATTTTCCACGAATTCTTTAATTCACTGGAATGATCACATTCCTTCTTGTCAAGTGACGtagaccagaaatcaagtttctttatgaatactttgattttatccctggctgttattatgttaacatcttggccttgtaTACTCGTGCTATTCAAACTGTTTAAGCGTTGGAAAATATCAGAAAGTAGGCTGCTATAAATGATCttcatataatatttcatgtcGTTATTGCACTATATTTTTCTGTTGTGGTCGTTCTGTGGGTGGTTTAAACTAATTTTGAGTAAAACTATCGTCGTTTTCGATCGTACAGGGTTTTGTACTTTTCGAATAGGATTGAGTTCGCTACCAGTTCGTTAGTGGGGGGGGGGTTgagccttcaaaaagtttgggaatcgCTGCTTTGGACAATGTTAAGCTGTAGATTGTGCTGAAGGTCGATATCACATTACATTGAAAGAATATGATAACACTAACATGGTCCATATTACAGTGATTTCTGATGTTGTTCGTTGGAATTAAATAGTTCTCTCTGACATGATAAAACTAAATTTTAATTAACTTACCTGTTTAGACGTAGGTCAGGAGAAAGGCTTCCAGTTACCAGCCTGAACTGAGCTGCAAAGATACCCGAGCGCCAAGAACATATGGTAGACAATTTGTTTACGAGAAAGCATCTTATTCGCAGTGGTTATCACTCGACTAGGCACTGATAATGATAACAAGTCTCGATGAGTATTAAAATTATCTCTAGTGTGTACACGTACatggtatttatatttttatcgaCGCGGTCTGTGGGTATAAACCTGTCTAATGAAGTATAATGCACGCTGCATACAAGATGCTGTGATGCACTTACTacgtgaaaatgtaattttaacaaTTGCACCGCGGTCGATGGTTTTACGTTGATTTGGTAATTAGCTGTACATATACGAGTATAAAATAAGGTAAGTCTGCCTAAGTTCGCCACcttaacaaaatgtattttaaactagccgtacccgtgcgctccgctgcacttgttagaaataaatataaagcaattacataattaaaatatgatgtttgatccagggaacattcgtgtttgatagaaggataaatcgtttaatatgttacttaatttaaattgtatttaaaatattaaaatgctatcattttgatccagagaccactcatttggtgcaatgacaattcctttaacatacttcttaattgttattaccaattatttttggaaaagcgaaaattaacagaaaaaatttggctacagatttattattatgtttatattatattatattatattatattatgtaaaaagtatgttgataacggatgtactcgaattagaaagtttttaatttgttgtgggagctcttgaatctcaggaggaacagcttttacaacagcgcaacataatctgcttggctcattaccaaatttttttgcattgcatttattgcatatatattttatgtattttaacacgattcaattgagcatagttaaaatttgaattataaaataatggattgctaagctaacgtactattactgcatactaaatcaatacactctcgttgttcgttaattctctgagataaacattattttaagaaatacaggaaatgaatacacagaatagcctatcacgttttctgtgcataagaagctattttaatcttacctgtcctcaattcactcagaagttactgtaataacattatagcattatgtccatatagagaaactacactttccaatggtgaaataataattaattacacaaatcggttcatttagcttccgatattacttcatacaaacacagaaacattgtctgtaggctatgtttcatagctttcgattgttgtggccaaggccccttatagacgaagtcatttgttttttatttcaatacaccgccttagatggcagttatacaataatggattgctaagctaacgtactattactgcatactaaatcaatacactctcgttgttaaaactcatttatctcattaaatatcagtcctatcaaaatttttcaaagaataaaacataTCAGAAATAAGgtttaaagaaacttctgttatgtaacatttttcacaaaaatcaataataagcgagatatttcgatttatttaattcagacccccttataaccccccttttaaataaagtattttcaatgccatatagcctaaaatctaagttacaacgaacttaatttatattccaattttcatcgaaatccgttcagccattatcacgtgaaaaggtaacaaacatccagacagacagacagacatacaaacaaaattttcaaaaaagcgactttcgttttcaggatggttaattatacatgttaacatcaattatttttggaaaattaccagaaaaagtttggctacagatttattattagtatagattgtagaTGAAGTCATATTtctaaagtataaaaaattgcgTTGGAATATTTATAGTAAAGAGCATCTTAAATAACAATTTCATGAAGAATAAGATACTGTTTCTCGTACAAAAGCAAAAGAGACAGGAGATGCAACTGGCGACGTTAGGACGCATGCGTTCCCCAAGTTCGCCACTTGTGTGCctgttgtaaattcaaataatgctTTAATATCAAGTGAGTGCagatgtaatatattttgataaagAAAAATGGTCATAGTAGGAATTAGACAAAGTTTTATCACTAATAAATTATCACAGGATGAATAATTTAGTAttccttacttactcactggcttttaaggaacccagacgttcattgccaccctcacataagcccgccattggtccctatcctgagcaagtgtatcaatccattctctatcatcatatcccacctccctcaatccattttaatattatcttcccatctacttctcggccttcctaaaggtctttcttcctcaggcctcccaaccaacactctatatgcatttctggattcgcccatacgtgctacatgccctagcaatctcaaacgtctggatttaatgttcctaattatgtcaggtgaagaatacaatacgtgcagttctgtgttgtgtaactttctccattctcctgtaacttcatccctcttagcccttaGCCTCCCTTTACCTATAAAATACCTGAAATATGACTGATTTAAATACTAAAGCTAAAATGTAATCAGTTATTATAAACTGCCAACTGTTTAAAAAGGTAGAAGCAGTAACGAATGATCTTAAGTTGGCCATGATAGAAGCTGCAGTAACGAACTTAAGAACAGttccaacatttaataataatgtcatcagcattatagaaatgaacataaacaattattatacgaCTGTCCTGAAATTGACAAGCAAGTTACAAAATCATCgaatataaatttttttaaattggaatGAAAAGTTAGAATAAGTAGGACTTAGTATTTGACAataatttagataattaaaattatgaataaatttcaattaaCTTATTTAAATGACATTTATGCCTACATCTTAAAATTCCATTCTATAGAAAGatatgaatgaataattttaaaaatactattTAATGCTTGTGCTCATAATACCCTGTCCATATTTGCCTCagtgaattatttcaacaaatgACCTCTGTGTGCAGCGAGTACATACTTCAGAACCCCCACCATGTGGATTATTGTTCTGTTTAAATCTAGCATTCCCGCCTTTAAAGTTTATCTGTACTACACACATTTGTGGCAGTCATTCcttaagtaaataatgtaaaaatcaacAACAGCACTGTTTTTGCTATGCTCCAAAGTGGACTCACGTAC includes:
- the LOC138708237 gene encoding glucose dehydrogenase [FAD, quinone]-like, with product MDLSCSTGAHWTAGSSCPGGALFFTSLISTLLQSERQLVGPHPYPEDARDYLRDEYDFIVVGAGTAGSVVAARLSEVEDWNVLVIEAGGDPPLGTNIPAIFSSYLKSEIDWKVRTEPGEGNCLGFNDHRCNIPRGKVLGGTATINAMLYFRGMRGDFDEWVEDGNKGWSYDELSKYYEKSENFKPTEDEDPDSPYHGKGGPLTVQRLQKLDFAMTLLDAYKEAGHPILEDINGASQLGFAGLHATIENGTRWSTLKAFLNPARNRKNLHVLKNSQVEKIVIDPITKTAKAVKFQTNDGKVHEVKVKKEVIVSSGTIHSPQVLMLSGIGPEDHLNELGIETIKDLKVGENFQDHLLFLGNVFTISKSDKFQPNSSTLLDAAYEYLTRRTGFYSTNYGSTVLGFIRTRVAPDDRPDVLIFPFNFFANDTEGIATFGKKFDLKEETIHSLNELSKEGNVIMLVPLLCRPKSRGNILLGSKSPSDLPKVHSGFLSRQEDFDSVIDAIRIISKVMETDVMKKRDAKRRKLFVSACEGLDFLSREYWECMMKNVATSCFHSTSSCKMGPSSDPDAVVDSELKVHGVSGIRVADASVMPRIVGPPPYGTTIMIGEKAAAMIKSDWLPELD